In Rutidosis leptorrhynchoides isolate AG116_Rl617_1_P2 chromosome 2, CSIRO_AGI_Rlap_v1, whole genome shotgun sequence, one genomic interval encodes:
- the LOC139893809 gene encoding uncharacterized protein has protein sequence MTNQIDDCVADKESQVIIVAKDNSVVTDFEKDDSEKELHELLLPNINDLPLYPISAIEFNFVTYFVADFMKPEHDQYIYRHPNGLCVIGLAAGHVAFKDEGGVTAVDFNVGKSNRSEIKVTGKRKRNAQHFDSNTALCKVCTNNTFYIVRCCIKGSLLEVNERLIKQPELLNSSADREGYIAIIMPKPSDWLKIKDSFLTFDDYKKLRQL, from the exons ATGACCAACCAAATCGACGATTGTGTGGCAGATAAAGAATCACAAGTTATAATTGTTGCTAAAGATAATTCAGTTGTCACTGATTTTGAAAAAGATGATAGCGAAAAGGAATTGCACGAGCTTTTGTTACCAAATATTAATGATCTTCCGCTTTATCCCATATCTGCAATTGAATTCAATTTTGTTACATATTTTGTTGCTG ATTTTATGAAGCCAGAGCACGATCAGTATATTTATCGCCATCCAAATGG ATTGTGTGTTATTGGCTTGGCCGCTGGTCATGTAGCCTTTAAGGATGAAGGAGGAGTAACAGCAGTTGACTTTAATGTTGGAAAGTCAAACCGAAGTGAGATCAAGGTCACTGGGAAGCGTAAAAGG AATGCACAACATTTTGACTCGAACACGGCTTTATGCAAAGTATGCACTAACAATACTTTCTATATCGTGAG ATGTTGTATTAAAGGCTCTTTGTTAGAAGTAAACGAGCGGTTGATAAAGCAGCCGGAGTTGCTGAATTCATCG GCAGATCGAGAAGGATACATCGCAATTATCATGCCCAAACCGTCCGACTGGCTAAAGATTAAAGATTCATTCTTGACCTTTGATGATTACAAGAAACTTAGACAGCTCTAA
- the LOC139893808 gene encoding UPF0496 protein At1g20180, whose product MKSISPTRLSGKHDKHSTGSFVKETDVNEEYKKAFRTQSYTDICNKVQTHIRFDDTSSSSSIHDLHDILFEPQSETITNLANTFNLHHLIIDFFEAGLEAWKICEQLLESIHQVNANHRKVKHIIKLAQRVPQGTQLPKTYQEVASYLSSRNPLSDFGPEKFPKYTQHKLLLKKLTTKYIRIKRKQKIIKILKKSGACALMSLYLVLAIALMVLVCDGLVMAAASPGLFGFIKKKNLAKKRVKTRELKRVCAQLDVAAKGVYTMIKDLDTMGSLVGRLNNEIEFGRAMARRYVRNQKSDVLEEIMKEFKVHESTFMEQLEELEDHIYLCLLNVNRSRRLLVDEIMPKSQD is encoded by the exons ATGAAGTCTATATCTCCAACAAGATTGAGTG GTAAACATGATAAACACTCAACTGGGAGTTTTGTTAAAGAGACGGATGTTAACGAAGAATACAAGAAAGCATTTAGAACACAATCGTACACAGATATTTGCAATAAAGTTCAAACCCACATTCGATTTGATGAcacgtcatcatcatcatccattcaCGATCTACATGACATCCTTTTCGAACCGCAAAGTGAAACCATAACCAACTTAGCCAACACCTTCAATCTCCACCATCTAATAATTGATTTCTTCGAAGCCGGTTTAGAAGCATGGAAAATATGTGAACAACTTCTCGAGTCGATTCATCAAGTCAACGCCAATCATCGTAAAGTCAAACATATCATCAAGCTAGCGCAAAGGGTCCCACAAGGTACGCAATTGCCGAAAACTTACCAAGAGGTTGCTTCTTATTTGTCGTCAAGAAACCCTTTATCAGATTTTGGTCCGGAGAAGTTTCCCAAATACACACAACACAAACTATTGTTAAAGAAGTTAACCACAAAGTACATAAGGATTAAAAGAAAGCAAAAAATAATCAAAATTTTGAAAAAGTCCGGGGCTTGCGCTCTTATGTCTTTGTATCTAGTTTTGGCGATTGCACTGATGGTTCTCGTGTGCGATGGCTTGGTTATGGCTGCTGCGTCTCCAGGGTTATTTGGGTTCATCAAGAAGAAGAATTTAGCGAAGAAACGGGTCAAAACAAGGGAGCTAAAGCGTGTTTGTGCGCAACTAGACGTGGCTGCAAAAGGGGTTTATACAATGATCAAAGATCTTGACACAATGGGTTCGCTTGTCGGAAGATTAAACAATGAAATCGAATTTGGGCGGGCCATGGCTCGTAGATATGTTCGAAACCAGAAATCGGATGTTTTAGAGGAAATCATGAAAGAGTTTAAGGTTCATGAAAGTACCTTCATGGAACAGTTGGAAGAACTCGAGGATCATATTTACTTGTGTTTGCTTAATGTGAACAGATCAAGAAGACTCTTAGTAGACGAAATAATGCCCAAATCACAAGATTAA
- the LOC139890169 gene encoding UPF0496 protein At1g20180-like produces the protein MLINNFLLLILAVKYKKESMISKSMNDETDVSKEYLKAFRTKSYLDICHKVQNHMGLDKNESSSPSSTSLIRDHYIRKCDILFEPQNETMANLAKTVDHHCLLLLDFFDAGSEAWKICEQMLMSIHQLNANDLIIKRVINLSENVPKSDQQHITIYKELAFYSSLMNPLSGFSPQNFPKIQNHLKLLLKRLTTNRTRIERKRKLIICLKKTTGCALVASYTIIAIALIVLAFHGLVGIVASPALIACSLGLTKKANAAQKGLKTAELKRVGLVLDVAAKGVYTLIKDLDTIGSLVGRLHDEVEFGKGVARKCVGKLKSSDVLDEVVRECRVHESRFTEQLEELKDYVYLCLLNVNRSRMLLVEEILPRI, from the coding sequence ATGTTAATTAACAATTTTCTTCTCTTGATTCTTGCAGTTAAATACAAGAAAGAATCGATGATCAGTAAGTCGATGAACGATGAGACCGATGTTAGTAAAGAATACTTGAAGGCATTTAGAACAAAGTCTTACTTAGATATTTGTCATAAAGTTCAAAACCACATGGGCTTGGATAAAAATGAATCATCTTCACCTTCATCCACATCATTAATTCGTGATCACTACATTCGCAAATGTGATATCTTGTTCGAACCACAAAACGAAACCATGGCTAACCTAGCCAAGACCGTTGACCATCACTGCCTACTACTCCTTGATTTTTTTGATGCTGGCTCAGAAGCATGGAAAATTTGTGAACAAATGCTCATGTCCATTCATCAACTAAATGCAAATGATCTTATAATTAAAAGAGTTATCAACCTATCCGAAAATGTTCCAAAAAGTGATCAACAACACATTACAATATACAAAGAACTAGCCTTTTATTCATCTTTGATGAACCCTTTATCGGGTTTTAGCCCACAAAACTTTCCCAAAATACAAAACCACCTTAAACTATTGCTAAAGAGGTTAACTACTAATAGGACAAGGATAGAAAGGAAGCGAAAACTTATCATATGTTTGAAAAAAACAACCGGTTGTGCACTTGTAGCTTCTTATACTATTATAGCAATTGCATTGATAGTTTTAGCATTTCATGGGTTGGTTGGGATTGTAGCATCTCCGGCTTTGATCGCATGTTCGTTAGGGTTAACCAAGAAGGCGAATGCGGCTCAGAAAGGTCTTAAGACAGCTGAACTTAAGAGGGTTGGTTTGGTACTAGATGTAGCTGCAAAAGGGGTCTACACATTGATCAAGGACCTTGATACAATAGGTTCACTTGTAGGAAGATTACATGATGAAGTCGAATTCGGAAAGGGGGTTGCTAGAAAATGTGTTGGAAAGTTAAAATCATCGGACGTTTTAGATGAAGTAGTGAGGGAGTGTAGGGTTCATGAGAGTCGCTTTACGGAACAGTTGGAAGAACTTAAAGATTATGTTTACTTGTGTTTGCTTAATGTTAATAGATCAAGAATGCTCCTAGTGGAGGAGATATTGCCTCGTATTTAA